One genomic window of Bradyrhizobium sp. CCGE-LA001 includes the following:
- a CDS encoding RNA pyrophosphohydrolase codes for MTTEKPYRPNVGIALFNADGRVLIGHRFKGDGPEIILPGLDWQMPQGGVDEGENLRDAAMRELWEETSVVSAEYLGETDWFTYEFPPYDGPQTHRLAKFRGQRQKWFALRFTGKEDEIDPLTPRNGQPAEFDAWRWERLDVVADLVVPFRREVYHAVAREFATFAN; via the coding sequence GTGACCACTGAAAAGCCCTATCGCCCCAACGTGGGCATCGCCCTGTTCAATGCCGACGGCCGCGTTCTGATCGGCCACCGCTTCAAGGGCGACGGTCCCGAGATCATCCTGCCGGGGCTCGACTGGCAGATGCCGCAGGGCGGCGTCGACGAGGGCGAGAATCTGCGCGATGCGGCGATGCGCGAGCTCTGGGAAGAGACCAGCGTCGTCAGCGCCGAGTATCTCGGCGAGACCGATTGGTTCACCTACGAGTTTCCGCCCTATGACGGACCGCAGACCCATCGCCTCGCGAAATTCCGCGGGCAGCGGCAAAAATGGTTCGCGCTGCGCTTCACCGGCAAGGAGGATGAGATCGATCCGCTGACGCCGCGCAACGGCCAGCCGGCCGAGTTCGACGCCTGGCGCTGGGAGCGTCTCGACGTCGTCGCCGACCTCGTCGTGCCGTTCCGACGTGAGGTTTATCACGCCGTAGCGCGAGAGTTTGCAACCTTCGCAAACTGA
- a CDS encoding F0F1 ATP synthase subunit delta — MAAEDTSVSGVSGRYATALFELARDQKVVDEVKADLDKFDALLSESADLKRLVRSPVFAADAQSKALTAVLDKAGIAGISANFLKVLTANRRLFAVADIVRDYRILVAKFKGETTADVTVAEALSDKNLDALKVALKSVTGKDVALNVKVDPSIIGGLVVKLGSRMVDGSLRTKLNSIKHAMKEAG; from the coding sequence GTGGCTGCAGAAGATACGTCCGTTTCCGGTGTGTCCGGCCGTTATGCAACGGCCTTGTTCGAGCTGGCTCGCGACCAGAAAGTGGTCGACGAGGTCAAAGCCGATCTGGATAAATTCGATGCCTTGCTGAGCGAAAGCGCCGATCTGAAGCGCCTCGTCCGCAGCCCGGTGTTCGCCGCCGACGCCCAGTCCAAGGCGCTGACGGCCGTGCTGGACAAGGCGGGCATCGCCGGCATCTCCGCCAACTTCCTCAAAGTGCTGACCGCCAATCGCCGCTTGTTTGCGGTGGCCGACATCGTCCGCGACTACCGCATCCTCGTCGCCAAGTTCAAAGGCGAGACGACGGCCGACGTCACGGTGGCGGAAGCGCTCTCCGACAAGAATCTCGACGCCCTCAAGGTTGCCCTGAAGTCGGTGACCGGCAAGGACGTCGCGCTGAACGTGAAAGTCGATCCCTCGATCATCGGTGGCCTCGTCGTCAAGCTGGGCAGCCGCATGGTGGATGGTTCGCTTCGCACCAAACTCAATTCGATCAAGCACGCGATGAAAGAGGCAGGCTGA
- a CDS encoding F0F1 ATP synthase subunit gamma, whose amino-acid sequence MASLKDMRVRIASTKATQKITKAMQMVAASKLRRAQTAAEAARPYADKMTAVISNIASAAVGSPGAPVLLAGTGRDQVHLLLVCTGERGLSGAFNSSIVRLARERALALMAQGKEVKFFCVGRKGYEQLRRQFDKQIVEHMDLRSVRQLGFVNAEEIAKKVLARFDNGEFDICTLFFARFKSVIAQIPTAQQVIPLVVEEGGAANTTSYEYEPEEDEILTRLLPRNLAVQIFRALLENNASFYGAQMSAMDNATRNAGEMIRKQTLVYNRTRQAQITKELIEIISGAEAV is encoded by the coding sequence ATGGCGTCACTTAAAGACATGCGCGTCCGCATCGCCTCCACCAAGGCGACGCAAAAGATCACCAAGGCCATGCAGATGGTCGCGGCCTCCAAGCTGCGCCGCGCGCAGACCGCCGCGGAAGCGGCGCGTCCCTATGCCGACAAGATGACCGCGGTGATCTCCAACATCGCCAGCGCAGCCGTCGGATCGCCCGGCGCGCCGGTGCTGCTGGCCGGCACCGGCCGGGATCAGGTGCATCTGCTGCTGGTCTGCACCGGCGAGCGCGGCCTGTCCGGCGCCTTCAACTCCTCGATCGTGCGCCTGGCGCGCGAGCGCGCCCTGGCGCTGATGGCGCAGGGCAAGGAAGTGAAGTTCTTCTGCGTCGGCCGCAAGGGCTACGAGCAGCTCCGCCGCCAGTTCGACAAGCAGATCGTCGAGCACATGGACCTGCGCAGCGTCCGCCAGCTCGGCTTCGTCAACGCCGAGGAGATCGCCAAGAAGGTTCTGGCGCGGTTCGACAACGGCGAGTTCGACATCTGCACGCTGTTCTTTGCGCGCTTCAAATCGGTGATCGCGCAGATCCCGACCGCCCAGCAGGTCATCCCGCTGGTCGTCGAAGAGGGCGGTGCCGCCAACACGACGTCTTATGAATACGAGCCGGAAGAGGACGAGATCCTCACGCGTCTTCTGCCGCGCAACCTCGCGGTCCAGATCTTCCGCGCGCTGCTCGAGAACAACGCCTCGTTCTACGGCGCACAGATGAGCGCGATGGACAACGCGACGCGCAACGCCGGTGAAATGATCCGCAAGCAGACGCTGGTCTACAACCGCACCCGTCAGGCGCAGATCACCAAGGAACTGATCGAAATCATCTCGGGTGCCGAGGCCGTCTGA
- the atpA gene encoding F0F1 ATP synthase subunit alpha, whose product MDIRAAEISAILKDQIKNFGQEAEVSEVGQVLSVGDGIARVYGLDNVQAGEMVEFENGTRGMALNLETDNVGVVIFGADREIKEGQTVKRTRAIVDAPVGKGLLGRVVDALGNPIDGKGPIQAEKRMRVDVKAPGIIPRKSVNEPMATGLKAIDALIPIGRGQRELIIGDRQTGKTAIALDTILNQKPLNAQPDENIKLYCVYVAVGQKRSTVAQFVKVLEEQGALEYSIVVAATASDPAPMQYIAPFTGCTMGEYFRDNGMHAVIIYDDLSKQAVAYRQMSLLLRRPPGREAYPGDVFYLHSRLLERAAKLNKDMGSGSLTALPVIETQANDVSAYIPTNVISITDGQIFLETDLFFQGIRPAVNVGLSVSRVGSSAQTKATKKVAGKIKGELAQYREMAAFAQFGSDLDASTQRLLNRGSRLTELLKQPQFSPLKMEEQVCVIWAGTNGYLDPLPLNKVRAFEDGLLSLLRGKHVDILNSIRDSRDLSDDTAAKLKSVVEGFAKGFS is encoded by the coding sequence ATGGACATCCGCGCCGCGGAAATTTCCGCGATCCTCAAGGACCAGATCAAGAATTTCGGCCAGGAAGCTGAAGTCTCCGAAGTCGGACAGGTGCTGTCCGTCGGCGACGGTATCGCCCGCGTCTACGGTCTGGACAACGTCCAGGCCGGTGAAATGGTCGAGTTCGAGAACGGCACCCGCGGCATGGCGCTGAACCTCGAAACCGACAATGTCGGCGTCGTCATTTTCGGTGCCGACCGCGAGATCAAGGAAGGCCAGACCGTCAAGCGCACCCGCGCCATCGTGGACGCGCCGGTCGGCAAGGGCCTGCTCGGCCGCGTCGTCGACGCGCTCGGCAACCCCATCGACGGCAAGGGTCCGATCCAGGCCGAGAAGCGCATGCGCGTCGACGTCAAGGCGCCCGGCATCATTCCGCGCAAGTCGGTGAACGAGCCGATGGCGACCGGCCTCAAGGCGATCGACGCCCTGATCCCGATCGGCCGCGGCCAGCGCGAGCTGATCATCGGCGACCGTCAGACCGGCAAGACCGCGATCGCGCTCGACACCATCCTGAACCAGAAGCCGCTCAACGCGCAGCCGGACGAGAACATCAAGCTGTACTGCGTCTACGTCGCGGTCGGCCAGAAGCGTTCCACCGTCGCCCAGTTCGTGAAGGTGCTGGAAGAGCAGGGCGCGCTCGAATACTCGATCGTCGTCGCCGCCACCGCCTCGGATCCGGCGCCGATGCAGTACATCGCGCCCTTCACCGGCTGCACCATGGGCGAGTACTTCCGCGACAACGGCATGCACGCGGTCATCATCTATGACGATCTGTCCAAGCAGGCCGTCGCCTACCGCCAGATGTCGCTGCTGCTGCGCCGCCCGCCGGGCCGCGAAGCCTATCCGGGCGACGTGTTCTATCTGCACTCCCGCCTGCTCGAGCGCGCGGCGAAGCTGAACAAGGACATGGGCTCGGGCTCGCTGACGGCGCTGCCGGTCATCGAAACCCAGGCCAACGACGTGTCGGCCTACATTCCGACCAACGTCATCTCGATCACCGACGGCCAGATCTTCCTGGAAACCGACCTGTTCTTCCAGGGCATCCGTCCGGCCGTGAACGTCGGTCTGTCGGTGTCGCGCGTCGGTTCGTCGGCGCAGACCAAGGCCACCAAGAAGGTCGCCGGCAAGATCAAGGGCGAGCTCGCGCAGTACCGCGAAATGGCGGCGTTCGCGCAGTTCGGCTCCGACCTCGACGCCTCGACCCAGCGCCTGCTCAACCGCGGCTCGCGTCTGACCGAGCTGCTCAAGCAGCCGCAGTTCTCGCCGCTGAAGATGGAAGAGCAGGTCTGCGTGATCTGGGCCGGCACCAACGGCTATCTCGATCCGCTTCCGCTCAACAAGGTGCGCGCGTTCGAGGACGGCCTGCTCTCGCTGCTGCGCGGCAAGCATGTCGACATCCTCAACTCGATCCGCGACAGCCGCGATCTCTCCGACGATACCGCTGCCAAGCTGAAGTCGGTGGTCGAAGGCTTCGCGAAGGGCTTCTCGTAA
- a CDS encoding primosomal protein N' has product MDHSSRSTTPSANATRMVDVLVPIALDQTYSYKIPRGMELKAGDLVGVPLGPREVLAVVWGENANPDPRLHNRLKEVSEKLDVPPLKPELRSVVDWVANYTLSPRGMVLRMCLRMGDNLGPERVRPGVRLVGDPPKRLTPARQRVIAVLSDRLLHGKSEAAKEAGVSTGVIDGLVDEGTLTVEAMPPPAPPPAPDPEFGRPDFSPLQRAGVDAMRALAANGTFHVALLDGVTGSGKTEVYFEAVAETIRRGKQSLILMPEIALTGQFLDRFAQRFGVRPIEWHSELTPRTRARNWAAISTGTAPVVVGARSALFLPYANLGLIVVDEEHDQAYKQDEGVHYHARDMAVVRAHIAKIPIVLASATPSVESEVNARKNRYQRIALPSRFGGQHMPHIEAIDLRREPPARGRFISPRLAGEIKTAIERREQALLFLNRRGYAPLTLCRACGHRFACTICDAWLVDHRFRQRLVCHHCGFSMPRPHLCPHCSAEESLVAVGPGVERLQEEAAALFPEARTMVLSSDLITSVETMRSELAEIAEGRVDIIIGTQLVAKGHNFPRLNLVGVVDADLGLSNGDPRAAERTWQLLNQVIGRAGREQGRGVGYLQTHQPDHPVMKALIACDREAFYDSEIDLREKTLYPPFGRLASLIISAGDRPTAEGFGRKLVTLAPRDERVVVLGPAEAPLAVIKGRYRFRILVKSARGFDLSEYLRNWLAACPKTTGNLKLEVDVDPQSFL; this is encoded by the coding sequence ATGGACCATTCGTCGCGCAGCACGACCCCTTCCGCCAACGCGACCCGCATGGTCGACGTGCTGGTGCCGATCGCGCTCGACCAGACCTATTCCTACAAGATCCCGCGCGGCATGGAGCTCAAGGCCGGCGATCTCGTCGGCGTGCCGCTCGGCCCCCGCGAGGTGCTGGCCGTGGTCTGGGGCGAGAACGCCAATCCCGATCCGCGCCTGCACAACCGCCTCAAGGAGGTCAGCGAGAAGCTCGACGTCCCGCCGCTCAAGCCCGAGCTGCGTTCGGTGGTGGACTGGGTCGCCAATTACACGCTGAGCCCGCGCGGCATGGTGCTGCGCATGTGCCTGCGCATGGGCGACAATCTCGGGCCCGAGCGGGTCCGTCCTGGCGTGCGCCTGGTCGGCGATCCCCCCAAGCGCCTGACACCGGCGCGCCAGCGCGTGATCGCGGTGCTGTCGGACCGGCTGCTGCACGGCAAGTCCGAGGCCGCCAAGGAGGCCGGCGTCTCCACGGGCGTGATCGACGGCCTCGTCGACGAGGGCACGCTCACGGTCGAGGCGATGCCGCCGCCGGCGCCGCCGCCCGCCCCCGATCCGGAGTTCGGTCGCCCGGATTTTTCGCCGCTGCAACGTGCCGGCGTCGATGCGATGCGCGCGCTCGCGGCCAACGGCACCTTCCACGTCGCGCTGCTCGACGGCGTCACCGGCTCGGGCAAGACCGAGGTCTATTTCGAGGCCGTTGCGGAAACGATCCGCCGCGGCAAGCAATCGCTGATCCTGATGCCGGAGATCGCGCTGACCGGCCAGTTCCTCGACCGTTTCGCGCAACGTTTCGGCGTGCGGCCGATCGAGTGGCATTCGGAGCTGACGCCGCGCACCCGCGCGCGCAACTGGGCGGCGATCTCAACAGGCACCGCGCCCGTCGTCGTCGGCGCGCGCTCGGCGCTGTTTCTCCCTTACGCCAATCTCGGCCTCATCGTGGTCGATGAGGAGCACGATCAGGCCTACAAGCAGGACGAGGGCGTGCATTATCACGCCCGCGACATGGCAGTGGTGCGCGCGCATATCGCCAAGATTCCGATCGTGCTGGCCTCCGCCACGCCCTCGGTCGAATCCGAGGTCAATGCGCGCAAGAACCGCTATCAGCGCATTGCGCTGCCCTCGCGGTTCGGCGGCCAGCACATGCCGCATATCGAGGCGATCGATCTGCGCCGCGAGCCGCCCGCGCGCGGCCGCTTCATCTCGCCGCGGCTTGCGGGCGAGATCAAGACTGCGATCGAGCGGCGCGAGCAGGCGCTATTGTTCCTCAATCGCCGCGGCTATGCGCCGCTGACCCTGTGCCGCGCCTGCGGCCATCGCTTTGCCTGCACCATCTGCGATGCCTGGCTGGTCGATCATCGCTTTCGCCAGCGCCTCGTCTGTCATCATTGCGGCTTCTCGATGCCGCGCCCGCATCTCTGCCCGCACTGCTCGGCGGAGGAATCGCTGGTCGCGGTCGGGCCCGGCGTCGAACGCCTGCAGGAGGAGGCGGCGGCGCTGTTCCCGGAGGCGCGCACCATGGTGCTGTCGAGCGATCTCATCACCTCGGTCGAGACGATGCGAAGCGAGCTTGCCGAAATCGCGGAGGGCCGGGTCGACATCATCATCGGCACGCAGCTGGTCGCCAAGGGCCACAATTTTCCGCGGCTCAATCTGGTCGGCGTGGTCGACGCGGATCTCGGCCTTAGCAACGGCGACCCGCGCGCGGCGGAGCGCACCTGGCAATTGCTCAACCAGGTGATCGGCCGCGCCGGGCGCGAGCAGGGCCGCGGCGTCGGCTATCTCCAGACCCATCAGCCCGACCATCCCGTGATGAAGGCGCTGATCGCCTGCGACCGCGAGGCTTTCTATGACAGCGAGATCGATCTGCGCGAGAAGACGCTCTATCCGCCGTTCGGCCGGCTCGCGAGCCTGATCATCTCCGCCGGCGATCGCCCGACCGCGGAAGGTTTCGGCCGTAAGCTGGTGACGCTGGCGCCGCGCGACGAGCGCGTGGTGGTGCTCGGCCCGGCAGAGGCGCCGCTCGCGGTGATCAAGGGCCGCTACCGCTTTCGCATCCTGGTCAAATCGGCGCGCGGCTTCGATCTGTCCGAGTACTTGCGCAACTGGCTCGCGGCGTGCCCGAAGACCACGGGCAATCTGAAGCTCGAAGTGGACGTCGATCCGCAGAGCTTCTTGTAG
- the atpD gene encoding F0F1 ATP synthase subunit beta, producing MAAQVGRVTQVIGAVVDVQFEGHLPAILNSLETKNGGNRLVLEVAQHLGESTVRTIAMDTTEGLVRGQEVTDTGAPIRVPVGEGTLGRIINVIGEPIDEAGPVKSDDLRAIHQEAPTYTDQSTEAEILVTGIKVVDLLAPYAKGGKIGLFGGAGVGKTVLIQELINNVAKAHGGYSVFAGVGERTREGNDLYHEFIESKVNADPHNPDPSVKSKCALVFGQMNEPPGARARVALTGLTIAEDFRDKGQDVLFFVDNIFRFTQAGSEVSALLGRIPSAVGYQPTLATDMGALQERITTTQKGSITSVQAIYVPADDLTDPAPATSFAHLDATTTLSRSIAEKGIYPAVDPLDSTSRMLSPLVVGEEHYAVARQVQQVLQRYKALQDIIAILGMDELSEEDKLTVARARKVERFMSQPFHVAEIFTGSPGKFVDLADTIKGFKGLVEGKYDHLPEAAFYMVGTIEEAVEKGKKLAAEAA from the coding sequence ATGGCAGCCCAGGTCGGTCGCGTCACCCAGGTCATCGGCGCCGTCGTCGACGTGCAGTTCGAAGGCCACCTCCCGGCCATTCTCAATTCGCTCGAGACCAAGAACGGCGGCAACCGCCTGGTGCTCGAAGTCGCCCAGCATCTCGGCGAGTCCACGGTCCGCACCATCGCGATGGACACCACCGAGGGTCTGGTCCGCGGCCAGGAAGTGACCGACACCGGCGCTCCGATCCGCGTGCCCGTCGGTGAAGGCACGCTCGGCCGCATCATCAACGTCATCGGCGAGCCGATCGACGAAGCCGGCCCGGTCAAATCGGACGACCTGCGCGCGATCCACCAGGAAGCGCCGACCTACACCGACCAGTCGACCGAAGCCGAAATTCTCGTCACCGGCATCAAGGTCGTCGACCTCTTGGCTCCCTACGCCAAGGGCGGCAAGATCGGCCTGTTCGGTGGCGCCGGCGTCGGCAAGACCGTGCTGATTCAGGAGCTGATCAACAACGTCGCGAAGGCGCATGGCGGTTACTCCGTGTTCGCCGGCGTCGGCGAGCGGACCCGCGAGGGCAACGACCTCTATCACGAGTTCATCGAGTCCAAGGTCAACGCCGATCCGCACAATCCGGATCCGAGCGTGAAGTCGAAGTGCGCGCTGGTGTTCGGCCAGATGAACGAGCCGCCGGGCGCCCGCGCCCGCGTCGCGCTCACGGGTCTGACCATCGCGGAAGACTTCCGCGACAAGGGCCAGGACGTGCTGTTCTTCGTCGACAACATCTTCCGCTTCACCCAGGCCGGCTCGGAAGTGTCGGCGCTGCTCGGCCGTATTCCTTCGGCGGTGGGTTATCAGCCGACGCTCGCCACCGACATGGGCGCGCTGCAGGAGCGCATCACCACCACGCAGAAGGGCTCGATCACCTCGGTTCAGGCGATCTACGTTCCCGCCGACGACTTGACCGACCCGGCGCCGGCGACCTCGTTCGCGCATCTCGACGCGACCACCACGCTGTCGCGCTCGATCGCCGAAAAGGGCATCTACCCGGCGGTGGACCCGCTCGACTCGACCTCGCGCATGCTCTCCCCGCTGGTCGTCGGTGAGGAGCACTACGCTGTCGCCCGTCAGGTCCAGCAGGTGCTGCAACGCTACAAGGCGCTCCAGGACATCATCGCCATTCTCGGCATGGACGAGCTTTCGGAAGAGGACAAGCTGACCGTGGCCCGCGCCCGCAAGGTCGAGCGCTTCATGTCGCAGCCGTTCCACGTCGCCGAAATCTTCACGGGTTCGCCGGGCAAGTTCGTCGACCTCGCCGACACCATCAAGGGCTTCAAGGGCCTCGTGGAAGGCAAGTACGACCACCTGCCGGAAGCCGCCTTCTACATGGTCGGCACCATCGAAGAAGCCGTCGAGAAGGGCAAGAAGCTGGCTGCCGAGGCAGCCTAA
- a CDS encoding septal ring lytic transglycosylase RlpA family protein has protein sequence MLSLKTLGSVTRPRTAIAFVAATLLIGGTATEASAKSRHHRHHHHHRHHAQVDTNATSDWRNANASMTPTAGTGRSFSGVASFYGNESGSKTASGQRFNQNAMTAAHRSLPFGTKLRVTHGGQSVVVTINDRGPFIRGRVLDLSTGAARAIGLTSRGVGRVTAEVI, from the coding sequence ATGCTGTCTTTGAAGACGCTGGGCTCTGTGACCCGGCCCCGCACGGCGATTGCTTTCGTTGCCGCAACTCTCCTTATCGGTGGAACTGCCACCGAGGCTTCCGCCAAATCCAGGCATCACCGTCACCACCATCATCACCGCCACCACGCCCAGGTCGACACCAACGCGACCTCCGATTGGCGTAACGCCAATGCGTCGATGACGCCGACCGCAGGCACCGGCCGCAGCTTCTCCGGGGTCGCCTCCTTCTATGGCAACGAGTCCGGCAGCAAGACTGCCTCGGGCCAGCGCTTCAACCAGAACGCCATGACCGCCGCGCACCGTTCGCTGCCGTTCGGCACCAAGCTGCGCGTCACCCATGGCGGCCAAAGCGTCGTCGTCACCATCAATGACCGCGGCCCGTTCATTCGCGGCCGTGTGCTCGACCTCTCCACGGGTGCCGCCCGCGCCATCGGCCTCACCAGTCGCGGCGTCGGCCGCGTCACCGCGGAAGTCATCTAA
- a CDS encoding F0F1 ATP synthase subunit epsilon — protein MATFHFDLVSPEKLAFSGEVDQVDIPGVEGDFGVLAGHAPFVAAIRPGILTITTGGRHEKIIVLGGLAEVSESGLTVLADVATSLAELDRAQFAETIAEMEENLKEHEGSELDQAIERLDHFKSIQHQLNATAMH, from the coding sequence ATGGCCACCTTCCATTTCGATCTCGTCTCTCCGGAAAAGCTCGCCTTCTCGGGTGAGGTCGATCAGGTCGACATCCCCGGCGTCGAAGGCGATTTCGGCGTCCTGGCAGGGCATGCGCCGTTCGTGGCTGCGATCCGGCCCGGCATTCTCACCATCACCACCGGCGGCCGCCACGAGAAGATCATCGTGCTCGGCGGTCTCGCCGAGGTCTCCGAAAGCGGCCTGACCGTGCTCGCCGACGTCGCGACGTCGTTGGCCGAGCTCGATCGTGCGCAGTTCGCCGAGACGATCGCGGAAATGGAAGAGAATCTGAAGGAGCACGAAGGCTCCGAACTCGATCAGGCCATCGAGCGGCTCGACCACTTCAAGAGCATCCAGCATCAGCTCAACGCGACGGCTATGCACTAA
- a CDS encoding divergent polysaccharide deacetylase family protein: MTETADDLSAPLGQDKPRRKRRLRLPFTAMQLLAVLLGLFLITFAGFAIFNKDPLGGEPMTRIAINATDKAADQKPAAAGHGSDTKPEGKHETKDAPKQAGEPKTVTMIDGSTGARHDVVIGGEATDRSDAAASSPPPVMAGIDQKLLEKSRYGMIPVVAGDLRPFNVYAADADRAKAAKMPVVAIVIGGLGVGAAKTNDAIMKLPPAVTLAFTPYGSDPGKLAERARAQRHEIFLQIPMEPYDFPDNDPGPQTLLTSLSADQNMDRLYWHLSRMQGYAGLANFMGARFIATEPAMQPIIREAAKRGLGFFDDGSSPRSIASLAAANQAMPFGKGDIAIDVVPTPTEIDRALNKLESTARERGIAIGTASALPVSIERIGAWTKTLADRGVLLVPLTTAMLKSKSS; the protein is encoded by the coding sequence ATGACTGAAACGGCCGATGATCTGAGCGCCCCGCTCGGACAGGACAAGCCGCGCCGCAAACGCCGGCTGCGGCTGCCGTTCACGGCCATGCAGCTGCTGGCCGTCCTGCTCGGCCTATTCCTGATCACCTTTGCCGGCTTCGCCATCTTCAACAAGGATCCGCTCGGCGGCGAGCCGATGACACGGATCGCGATCAATGCGACGGACAAGGCGGCGGACCAGAAGCCTGCCGCCGCAGGCCATGGCTCGGACACCAAGCCAGAGGGCAAGCACGAGACCAAGGACGCGCCGAAGCAGGCGGGCGAGCCAAAGACCGTCACCATGATCGACGGCTCCACCGGCGCGCGCCACGACGTGGTGATCGGTGGCGAGGCCACGGACAGGAGTGACGCCGCAGCCTCGTCGCCGCCGCCCGTCATGGCCGGGATCGACCAGAAGCTGCTGGAGAAGTCGCGCTACGGCATGATCCCGGTGGTCGCCGGCGACTTGAGGCCGTTCAACGTCTACGCCGCGGATGCGGACCGCGCCAAGGCCGCCAAGATGCCGGTGGTCGCCATCGTGATCGGCGGGCTCGGCGTCGGCGCTGCCAAGACCAATGATGCGATCATGAAGCTGCCGCCGGCGGTGACGCTGGCCTTCACGCCCTACGGCTCGGACCCCGGCAAGCTCGCCGAGCGCGCCCGCGCCCAGCGCCATGAGATCTTCCTGCAGATCCCGATGGAGCCCTACGACTTCCCCGACAACGATCCCGGGCCGCAGACACTGCTAACCTCGCTCAGCGCGGACCAGAACATGGACCGCCTGTACTGGCATCTCAGCCGGATGCAGGGCTATGCCGGCCTCGCCAATTTCATGGGCGCCCGCTTCATCGCAACGGAGCCGGCGATGCAGCCGATCATCCGCGAGGCGGCCAAGCGCGGGCTCGGCTTCTTCGACGACGGCTCCTCGCCCCGCAGCATCGCGTCCCTGGCCGCGGCCAACCAGGCGATGCCGTTCGGCAAGGGCGACATCGCGATCGACGTGGTGCCGACGCCGACCGAGATCGACCGCGCCCTGAACAAGCTGGAATCGACGGCGCGCGAGCGCGGCATCGCCATCGGTACCGCCTCGGCCCTACCGGTCTCGATCGAGCGCATCGGCGCCTGGACCAAGACCTTGGCCGACCGGGGTGTCCTTTTGGTGCCATTGACAACCGCGATGCTGAAATCAAAATCCAGCTAA
- a CDS encoding RNA pyrophosphohydrolase produces MARYEDLPYRTCVGVMLINKDGLVFIGRRAGGIEHVDDTHVWQMPQGGVDPGEDTWDAAKRELYEETSVRSVERLGEVPDWLTYDIPRTVAGRAWKGRYRGQRQKWYAVRFTGKDGEINVEKPGGGGHKAEFISWRWEPMKNLPGLIIPFKRPVYERVVKEFSPLADQ; encoded by the coding sequence ATGGCACGTTACGAGGATCTGCCCTACCGGACCTGCGTCGGTGTGATGCTGATCAACAAGGACGGACTGGTGTTCATCGGCCGCCGCGCCGGCGGCATCGAGCATGTCGACGACACCCATGTCTGGCAGATGCCGCAGGGCGGCGTCGATCCTGGCGAGGACACCTGGGACGCCGCAAAGCGCGAGCTCTATGAGGAAACCAGCGTGCGCTCGGTCGAACGGCTCGGCGAGGTCCCGGACTGGCTCACTTACGACATTCCCCGCACGGTTGCCGGGCGTGCCTGGAAGGGCCGCTATCGCGGCCAGCGCCAGAAATGGTACGCGGTGCGCTTCACTGGCAAGGACGGTGAGATCAATGTCGAGAAGCCGGGCGGCGGCGGCCACAAGGCCGAATTCATCAGCTGGCGCTGGGAGCCGATGAAGAACCTCCCGGGATTGATCATCCCGTTCAAGCGTCCGGTCTATGAGCGTGTCGTGAAGGAATTTTCGCCGCTCGCGGACCAGTAA